The nucleotide window TGCAGCTGCCACACTCAGAGATCAGGTGGGGGGAACAGCCCTGGAGAGGGGGCTTCCATCTAATAGAGGATTGTTCCCATGAGCTTGGGCACtcctcaccccctcccccagcttgtggtggcagtggccacgccccctgccCAGCCCCCAGCAGTCTAGGGTTTCccatctccaggtggtagctggagatctcctggaattgcaactgatctccaggccagagatcagttcccctggagaaaatggctgctttgtagggtggactctgtgacttTATACCACactggggtccctcccctccccaaacctcaccctctccaggctccattccccaaatcttcaggaatttctcatcctggagctggcaactctagatgttCCTCACGTCCATTCTTGGTGGTGTCAGTTTCTTATTGCCAGCTCACTTCGAGGTGGCTGTGGATAGCCCTGGCAGGGAGTGGGGTTGATAGTGACCCTGTGGCCACATCCTGGCCTGTTGCCCAGGGCCTCAGAATCACCTAGAATGCCCCAGGGCAGAGGCCAAAACACACTTGCACTGGTAGGCttactgtctgtgtctgtggggGCTAGTAGGACTTTTCCTTTAGGAATTTGTCTAAccccattttaaagccatctgtgttgGTGGCCATCGCTACAGCAACTGGCAGTGAATGCCACAATTTAAATACTGATTGCATGaagtagtatttccttttgtcttttaaaaacaatcaTTTATAGTTTATTTGTATTAGTGTCAAAAGACACAACCCCAAGAATATTTGTCCTCCTGAATGtcttgcccatcaacttcagtgAGTGCTCCCAAGTTCTACTGTTATGGGTgtctctatccactttctgtgTTCCGTGCAgagttttataaacttctatcaagTGCCTCCTTTGCTTTCTTGACTCTAGACGGAAAGGTCCCACGCttttcagcctttcctcttaAGGAAGAAGCTCACCACCTTGGTCGTAgttttcccagctctgcaataATCTTTTTGAGACACGGTGACCAGAGGAGTACACAGCATTCCAAATGGGTCCAAACCATCAATCCATTTAGTGGCATTGTAATACTGGCTTATTTCCCTAATCAACCCCCAGCAAAGAGTTTGCTTTTCATCGGGCTACTCCGTATGACCCCGAGATCTTTCAATCTCAGGATCTCTTTACACGCGCACTAAAAATGAGTTTGATCGGGGAAATCCAAACTCAACTCACTTTTAATGTGTGAACCAAAGTTTACCTTTAATAATACATTCAATTGTGTTCATATGACCTTATGCAAGGGTAATTGCAACAGcaattctgtgggtttttttgtagTTTAACTTCAAATTTATGCAGGAATAGGCCTTTAAACCTTGCTGAGAATTTGCTCACCATTAACAAAACCCCTTACCCCTCTCTTCGTTTTCtgaaatgccccctccccctgcttgtgGTATACATGGTCCATATGGAACAGAGCACTCCAAGGAAGAGCTGTTGATTGGCTTCCAAGATCCATGTGAATTTCTTCATGGAAGCAACTGCCAGACAGAGCTTTTTATAATGTTCAAAGGGTGCCTAATCCAAACTCAGATGGAGATTGCTGGAGGAAAACTTGTGATGCAAGCATTACCCAGCACAGGTTAAGTCTACAAAGTAATGCTCATATTTATCAATGCGAGCCTGGAAGCGCAAATATTTGTGCAAGAGGAGCCAGCCAGACGTTCTTGCAACCAGTTTGGAAAGAGGTCCCTGAAtgcaagagaaagatggatcCTATTTCCACCGGGTCATTTTGAGCTCCTTCCTTCTACTCAGCACAGCTAGGAGGGAAAGTACTCATTGCCTGTCCTTGCTAGCCGCACTCAATTGATAAGTCCCCAAATGTGTGTGTTGTTTGCCCCTTTGGTGTTAAGGTCGAGGAAGCCAAACTACAAACACGCACTCTTTGATTTCCTGGTAAGTAGGAAATGATACAATATTCAACCTTTATTGAGGTAAGGAAAGCCCCCTACAGCCCGAAAGCCGTCAGGAGAAGTGCTAAGCAGCTTTGCAGCTCCTGGGCATATTCCCCACAGGGGAATTACTACAGGATTAAAATAGACTATAACATTTTtatcaaataaataattattgctgatttttaaaaaatacagagagaACGAGATACTTCATCTCCACCCAGATCCAGTTACGAAGCATCCATTATCTGGCTTGAATGAGTGCCTTGGGAGGGGACTGACTGTCAGCCCGACATCACACGCCCACTTCTTGAAAGAGCCCCTGGTGGCCCACTTCCGTTTTGCTTACATTCAGGGCCTGTGGCGCTTGGAaccaggtggcagcagtggggctCGTGGCTGCGGAAGGGAGAGGGCCGGAGAGGCTGGGTGGCTCCAAAGGTTCTTTTGCTCGTAACACTGTGGAGGGGGACTTGGCCACCTCTTGGCTGTTGACAGGGAGTGTGCTGGCGTAGAACCTCTTTTGGGAGCGCAGCAGCGGCGTCTGTGTGTCCACATCTCTGCAGGCTTCGCGTTTCAAGCAGCGGAACATGTGCTGGGTCCAGGCGTAAACAGCACAGTTCAGTAGACCCTGGGAAGATGCTGTGAGGGCCTGGAAGAGGAAGGGCATAGAGCTGGGGTCAGCCACCGTGACAGTCAGGGCTGCTGTGGGCAGAGCTCTACGGCAAgggtgcccgggggggggggtcacttgggAGCACCAGTGCTCTTTCCCATCCAAAGCGGGGAAGGAAACTTCTCCTCCtccatgtgtacacacacacaccacatttaCTCTGAACAGGAAAGGAGCACACTGTTGACTCTTTCCCTCCGCATCGAAGTTGCTATTTGCCTTCTCCACAGAAAACATACAAGTAACTTTATGTTACTCCTGTAGGGCAAATTATattgtgggggtggaggtgctTTTGGAAAATAGCAGAGGAAAGGTTTCCCCGCCTAAGAAGTGCAGACTTCCCCTGAAACACTGCCattaagctgccattttgtgagtagctccactagggttgccaactccaggttgggaaatttctggggatttgggggtggagcctggagagggacctcagcagggtataacgccatagagtccatcctccaaaacttccattttctccagcagaactaattccagttgtctggagatcagctgtagtttGCGGAGAccatcaggccccacctggaggttggtaacccctaACTGCACTCACTTTGGAGGCTagataaaaaagagtccagtagcacctttaagactaaccaattttattgtagcataagctttcgagaatcacgttctcttcgtcagatgcatggagggcagaaggaaactggtcaaatatagaggaggagaggggaggggaggggaggggggggaggagaggggggatgtaaacaactcctttgatatggagatgcagacagctccttttggtgtggggatcagtttgcttgtgtaaaggttcaaaggagtttgccgtgttagtctgtagtagcaaaatcaaaaagagttcagcagcaccacctagactatccaattccactgcagcacaagccttcgataaccacagccctccccgccagatgcatctgacaaagagaactgtggtccccgaaagcccatgccaggtgccactggactccccctgaccccgcctctgtaaaggaaatcagttacctgtgataatgagataaccattcatagtccctattcagtcccagcttgacagagtcaaatttgcatatgaattccaattcagcagcttcccgttggactaacacggctaactcctttggaggCTAGATTTCCTACAGGCTGGGATCAGGGGCCTAAATGTGCAGCTTGAACTTGTGCATGTCCACAACCTGTGCGCTGTGTGTGCAATATGCTGGGCTAGTAGTGACTCCTGTctactttttcttccttcttcgtGGCAAATGAATTATGCAGGCAAGAGACTGAGCCTTCCccccaaaaataaataaatggcaaatCTGTGACTTCCTCATAACCAACAGAAACTTTTAGACTCCTGTTGGCAAGCCCAAGTGCTTATCTTTATTTAGTGTCTTTCAATTACTGCCCTCAGAAAGGCCTAAGATGAGTAAGAACGGCTATTAATTTCTGAAGCTTTTATCTGCTTCTAACGAAGACCTCCCTTCGTCAACCCACAGCTTTTTGGAGTAACTTTTTACAGTTTTAAGCTCCTGACTTGTTTAAAGTCATCGTAGCTAAAAGATGGTGTTTTTGAGGACTATTTAAGCGTCATAAAGATGACAAGAGATCTTGAAAAATCTACCCTGGCTGAGGGTGGTAAATCACAGGTGGGAGGAACTGGTTGAGTCAAGTGTGAATTGTTACAATTTTTGGAGGGGGAGACCAGCTATTGCCACCCCGTTAATTGTTTTtaactagtgggggggggggaaaggtcaTTCTTTACATGGAATCTGTCATGCCACACATTTTAAAACCTCTTTACAAAACGGATGAACAAGGGCACGTGTTGGGGAGGCACACACCTTGACCCCAGTGGCTTCGCAATGCCCGAGCACAAGTTGCCGCAGTGCATTTTCTCTGCAAAGCTGGGAGGAGATCACAAGCCCACAGCTTCTGCTTTGCACCAGGCAGTGGAGTGCAGTGCAATGAGGCCACGCAGAACCTTCCACCCTTTGGGGGCAGTTCCTGGTTGTGGGGAACCAGAATACTGCTATTGCCGCAAAGTTTGTGTGAATGAAAAGAGCGCGAAAGATTCCCatgaaggctttttactcagatgggagggctgtattgtaaggggggggggggtctcagatgcttcgctaatgacttAGGGACTTGCGTACTATTGcattaaatatgtgctcctatgtattacttgtgcttcatgttgtctaatgttagtcctagaattgcttatgccctgtttcagcatttcttcagctctgtattggattcttgctaatgtcttgtaaacttgtatggcatcgtttatggaaatgtccttgaaactgattgtacttacctcccactgtgtaatctgccttgagtctcagtgagaaaggcggactatacatgatattaatattaacaataacaacatttgatttatataccacccttcaggacaccttaacagccactcagagcggtttacaaaatatgctattattatccccacaacaaaataccctgtgaggtgggtggggctgagagagctccgagaagctgtgactggcccaagatcacccagttggcttcaagtggaggagtgaggaatcaaacccggttctccaaattagagtcccgctgctcttaaccactacaccaataaacaacaacaatttagtGCAAAGCTGTGTCTGTGCATTGTGAGGGGAGAGGTGGGATGTCAGGAAGTGCTTACCTCTAAAACATAAAGAACCATGTACAGATTATTTGTTTTTTCCAAATGGGTGAGTTTGACTATTCCAAGGATAAAGGCTGAGAAAAGAAGGATGGGAAGATTTTAAAACATATTGTTATGCCCTGATATTTCTCCGGCTCTCCCTGCTTGCTAAGGGATCCCACTTGCTGAAGCATAACTTAGGATCTCCCACACTTCTGTGCAACCCTTTAAGAAAAATGTCTATGCTTCTAGTCCTCAGGGATGCAAAGAAAagctttctttcccttcttttataactcccacccccaccccccgctcccAATAAATCCGTAATTTTTAAGATCCTACTATGCCTGCCTGCAAGACCCTTCAGTTTTAAAGTTACTAATGTACAGTCTTTAGGAACTCTAGGcagttttaaacaaaacaatTATAAAGGAAGTGCGTGCTTTCTGTCTAGCTAAGAGGAAAGGGGCCAAGCAGGGCTTCCAATCTGAATGGTTAAGCAAAAGATGTCAAGAGACAAATACTGGATTGGTTTGTATACTCAATTCAAGGTGCAGAAACTGAAACAAATCGGTTCCAGAATTATTTTTTTCCACAGAACTCTGGCGTGACATACCTGGGCCCCAGCAGCAGAAAAACACAATGGGGTACAAAATCACACGTTGCTCAACCATCTTGATCATTGCCCACTGTTGATCCCCCAAGAAACCTGTCGAATTCACAAATCGCTTGTACAAAGATCTGGCTTGGATAAGCAGGACCTACAACAGACCAGATGGAAAACTCAAAAACTGTTGGTCAAAACATGTCCAAGGTCAGCCTCAGTAGTGATATGCGGTTGACTGGGGTGTTCATCTTAGAAAgtggagatctgagttcaaatccctgctcagctatGAGgctttaagagtcagagctccctttgtcagatgaatgatgaacagagctgtgactctcaaaagctcataccctggaaatttaattggtctttaaggtgctgccggACATGAATCTTGCTCATTAACCGCTTCAGATTCTGGGAGTGGCAGGATACTGGAAGAGGGCAAAGAGTAAGTACACGACATTTAAACCTAGTGACAGGGTGAGAGAAACTTGGAATAATTTCTCTTCCCATCATTTTGAATTCTGTACAACAAACACTTTTGGTATGAACGCCTAGTATCTAGTAGTTGTTCAGTGTGCAGGCTGGGTACATTGGCCAGAAAGAAGTGTTCTTTTGGGGAATAATCCCATGTGGTTTGAACCATGGAGTGGGGCAGCAGcggcctctctctctcctcacctgGCACCTGTTCTAATGCAACTCCTGTGGTCTATAGGCAGTACCATCATTACTTGCTGCAATCTTATTGCTGGAgtgccacttttaaaaaaagaaattgattATAGCAGCTTTATTTCGAGAGCCCGCAGGGTTTGTTCACCCCTATGTTTTGGTCTTTCTCAAAATCAATACCCCCCTATATGTACTATCTTACCATCccaccagaggagttagccgtgttagtctgcagtagcaaaatagccaagtgtctagtagcacctttaagtctaaccaactttattgtagcataagctttcgggaaccacagctgcctttgtcagatgcattgtcaggttttgagaaccacagctctcttcatcagatgcatcatcagacgcatctgacgatttttgaaagctgacaatgcatctgacaaaaagagttgtggttctcaaaagctgacgatgcatctgacagagttgtggttctcgaaagcttatgttacaataaagttggttagtcttaaaggtgctactggactctttgctattttaccaTCCCATGATACTGCAGAGCTTTCCTGTATGCAAAACTGAGTATTATACCCACAATGGTTTTGCAGGGGAGATTTTCAAATAGGCCCTATTCTGACAGAAATTGTCCTTGTGGCTTTAATAGGATCAATAcatcctttcatgccctgctCAAATGTAGGTTCTTCAAAAATATAAGGAATTACTATATTAAGCCCTTAATTAATCAACCGCCCCCTTATACTCCAGAAAGTCTGGTTTTTTTGCTTAGTGATAAGGTTCCTAAATTTACTTTAGCAATTGCAAAGtatgtctcagtccttttagcccttgcacgcaaaagataaggaataagtatttttCACTGCTCAAATTTTATGAATCATCAACAAGCTTCTAAGAGAATAAAAggcaaaaggaaagggaaaggagcgTCACTTTTAAAAAAGGGTCCCCTCTCTTACCAGGATAGCCGCAAAACTGGCTAAAAAAAAGACGAGGAAGACTCCGATGCTGTAGATATAGAGCACAGAGCAGCGGGATTGGGGGTCACTTGCAGGTGACAGGTATGTTTCTGTGTGCATCAGAAGGCACCTGCAGGACaagaagagggaaagggagggggagttggTGGGTGAGCTGATTTGGACCACATGGAAACTCAGAGGCAGGGCAAACCAGACGGGCACTAACTGGAACACAGCCAGAGGCGGCCCTGGATGTTAAGCTGAGAAAGGCAGGCTGAATGCGGGTTAAATATTTAGTTCAATTTTTTTGCTGGGATGCTTGCAGGCCAATCTAATGGAACATAAAACACAACCTGCCAACACCCCCCCTCAATTCCCAAAAGAAAGGATACTACCCTAGTTGTAGGATTGTCCTCCTctaggtggggactggagatttcccagaattacacctgatctccagaggtcagttcccctggagaaaatggctgctttggcaggaggactctctggcattataaaCCACAGAGGTGcctccccttcccaggctccactcccaaatctctaggaattttgccTGAAGGTAGAAGTCCTACCCCGCTAGGATCCAGCCCAGTCAACGGTaaagctcccaaatctccagaatagGGTCCCTAGTACCGCAGGCCCATCCACAAGGCTGGGTGACTGTTTGCCATCTGCCCATGTGGCTTTCAGGTACCCCCTGCTCAGGTTTCTCCACTCAGCTTTCCTGGTCCCCCAGAGTATGTGCCAGGGCATCACTCAGGCAATGCCGCATTGCTTCTGGCAGTGCCAGCTGCGGTGTGCGGCCACCATCAAGGCATGCTTGTCTGCATTCCGCCCTccccaatggaaaaaaaaaagcGTTTGGACTATTTCTGAGCACAGATTTATTTGTACATTATCACAGCCACGTAATCCAAAACATAACCATCTTCAAGCAGAGCGCAAGTTCTATCAAGGTATTCTGGGCACAGGAAATGTACTGTTGAGTCTGCATGCTACAAAATTATTACACCTACTAGTATGATTTCTGTGCATTTACATCATTTATCCTGCAGTTTGCATTAGGTTTTAATAAATACGGGAAGAGTCAAAGAACATCACTACCCAGCTACTGGAAATCTTGCCCATCCCCTCTgagggccaagatacaagtgacaaatgacacttgaacagcaagtggattgagtggagagcaagtgaagggcaagtgaacaggg belongs to Eublepharis macularius isolate TG4126 chromosome 13, MPM_Emac_v1.0, whole genome shotgun sequence and includes:
- the TMEM116 gene encoding transmembrane protein 116, with the protein product MDSPATLSPAPLVVPLAGARPQFFDALHWIQAIMAALSVVGSSSIIGYAVFQNGARSPEVWPLFYLSTSDLCLGLCWLIGALFYGRETIEAKDQGAACYNLQVMGQVIYVASFLYTVNYTWHLYMDLKVKYNQSLFSHSSQIFSNIGRTAIILSTLIPFLFMAPVFGLGNLNKCYDERYQNLTIKHKCLLMHTETYLSPASDPQSRCSVLYIYSIGVFLVFFLASFAAILVLLIQARSLYKRFVNSTGFLGDQQWAMIKMVEQRVILYPIVFFCCWGPAFILGIVKLTHLEKTNNLYMVLYVLEALTASSQGLLNCAVYAWTQHMFRCLKREACRDVDTQTPLLRSQKRFYASTLPVNSQEVAKSPSTVLRAKEPLEPPSLSGPLPSAATSPTAATWFQAPQALNVSKTEVGHQGLFQEVGV